A single window of Eucalyptus grandis isolate ANBG69807.140 chromosome 1, ASM1654582v1, whole genome shotgun sequence DNA harbors:
- the LOC104438358 gene encoding uncharacterized protein LOC104438358, with amino-acid sequence MSTTKLMAEKHLHELLREDQEPFHLKNHVSDRRKNCLLKSPKKRRPISQNSNFGHSFCKNPCFFASSADPTKSPLFDPRTRGPTDKNAIFLHVPAKTAALLLEAALRIHNHTESESESKSKSKSKNNFKNNLASAKPPGVGIFSSLLRRLSKQRKIRGQAGEEAADHGSKLSVKDILRQRRSFRTSKEDDGAFTGTLSAEKQVAFVAKSRADAESPRRFDNLSSSESDSPRPVMFRKSPPSGRRTPEFRSPPASPRLHDHPKDKDDHEAMSLKKFEAREAVAEAGEEEEKEQCSPVSVLDRPFEDDDDDEHTTEDYYDGDEDYVFDYESSYALVQRTKQQLLQKLYRFERLAELDPVELEKRMLEQISDEEDGPQEVMSEDRDDDFEPMNIIEKGSAKRSLIRPNLCVLRNVRVPSEMRRLIINEDEQGKQVYVVGSWKGVDFSTIDTMVDQDFVRDEADGLWKRSNNKDQVGDTTAVEIELAIFGSLVQELTEELSCGLGIKF; translated from the exons ATGTCCACGACGAAATTGATGGCCGAGAAGCACCTGCACGAGTTGCTCCGAGAGGACCAAGAGCCCTTCCATCTCAAGAACCACGTCTCCGACAGGCGCAAGAATTGCCTGCTCAAGAGCCCCAAGAAACGAAGACCCATCTCGCAAAACTCGAACTTCGGTCATAGCTTCTGCAAGAACCCGTGCTTCTTCGCCTCCTCTGCGGACCCAACAAAATCCCCGCTCTTCGATCCCCGGACTCGAGGCCCGACTGATAAAAATGCCATCTTTCTCCACGTACCGGCTAAAACAGCCGCTCTGCTTCTCGAAGCAGCCCTCAGAATTCACAACCACaccgagagcgagagcgagagcaagagcaagagcaagagcaagaaCAACTTCAAGAACAATCTTGCTTCCGCGAAACCCCCAGGCGTTGGGATCTTCAGCTCGCTACTGAGGAGGCTGTCGAAGCAGCGGAAGATCAGAGGACAGGCGGGGGAGGAAGCCGCCGATCATGGGTCGAAGCTCTCGGTGAAGGACATTCTGAGGCAGAGAAGATCTTTCCGCACGAGCAAAGAAGACGACGGAGCGTTCACGGGTACATTATCAGCAGAAAAACAGGTCGCTTTTGTCGCCAAATCAAGGGCAGATGCAGAGTCTCCTCGGCGCTTTGATAATCTATCATCAAGCGAAAGCGACAGCCCCCGTCCCGTTATGTTCCGGAAGAGCCCGCCGTCCGGTCGCCGCACTCCGGAGTTCCGGTCGCCGCCGGCATCGCCTAGACTCCATGACCACCCGAAG GACAAGGACGATCACGAGGCGATGAGCTTGAAGAAATTTGAAGCACGAGAAGCGGTGGCAGAGGCgggggaagaggaagagaaggaacaGTGCAGTCCGGTGTCTGTGTTGGACCGTCCCTTCGAGGATGACGACGATGACGAGCACACCACCGAGGATTACTACGATGGCGATGAAGATTACGTTTTCGACTACGAGAGCAGCTACGCCCTGGTACAGA GAACAAAGCAGCAGCTCCTGCAGAAGCTTTACAGATTTGAGAGGCTTGCGGAGCTAGACCCAGTTGAGCTGGAGAAGCGAATGCTGGAACAGATCAGCGATGAGGAAGATGGCCCACAAGAGGTGATGTCTGAGGATCGTGATGACGATTTTGAACCCatgaatataatagaaaaagGCAGTGCCAAACGATCGCTGATCAGGCCGAACCTTTGTGTTCTGAGGAATGTGAGAGTCCCAAGCGAGATGAGAAGGCTAATCATCAATGAGGATGAGCAAGGGAAGCAGGTTTATGTGGTGGGGTCATGGAAAGGGGTGGATTTTAGTACCATTGATACGATGGTGGATCAAGATTTTGTTAGAGATGAGGCTGATGGGTTGTGGAAGAGAAGCAATAACAAGGACCAGGTGGGGGACACTACTGCAGTAGAGATAGAGCTTGCCATTTTTGGGTCCTTGGTACAAGAACTGACAGAGGAACTATCATGTGGTTTGGGCATCAAGTTCTAG
- the LOC104438366 gene encoding ethylene-responsive transcription factor ERF024, with amino-acid sequence MSSSRSRNASSSSGHRPPYKGVRCRSSGKWVSEIREPRKPTRIWLGTFPTPEMAAIAYDVAALALKGRDAELNFPNCAASLPVPASASSRDIQAAAASAAAAAGAAGDGLLWSRAGERSGNNHAFVEGVDSGAVDDDGFVDEEMIFNMPSVIANMAEGMLLSPPHLDDSKDDGGSDGSGSHNLWKFP; translated from the coding sequence ATGAGTTCTTCGCGTTCAAGAAATGCCTCCAGCTCCTCGGGCCACCGCCCGCCTTACAAAGGAGTGCGCTGCCGCAGCAGCGGGAAATGGGTTTCAGAGATCCGTGAGCCCAGGAAGCCCACTAGGATATGGCTCGGGACCTTCCCAACTCCCGAGATGGCGGCGATCGCCTACGACGTTGCCGCCCTAGCGCTCAAGGGCCGAGACGCCGAGCTGAACTTCCCTAACTGCGCGGCTTCGCTGCCGGTCCCCGCCTCTGCCTCATCCCGCGACATCCAGGCAGCAGCTGCTAgtgccgccgccgcagccgggGCTGCCGGGGACGGTTTGCTTTGGAGCAGAGCGGGCGAGAGGAGTGGGAATAATCATGCGTTTGTGGAAGGGGTTGATTCGGGGGCGGTTGATGATGATGGTTTTGTTGACGAGGAAATGATATTCAACATGCCTAGTGTTATCGCTAACATGGCGGAGGGGATGCTTCTTAGCCCTCCGCATTTGGATGATTCCAAGGACGACGGCGGCTCCGACGGCAGCGGCTCTCACAACCTGTGGAAGTTCCCTTGa